In one Dermochelys coriacea isolate rDerCor1 chromosome 20, rDerCor1.pri.v4, whole genome shotgun sequence genomic region, the following are encoded:
- the LOC119846098 gene encoding potassium channel subfamily T member 2-like isoform X12 encodes MVELEKEVLPLPPRYRFRDLLLGDWQADERVQVAFYVNENTFKERLKLFFIKNQRSSLRVRLFNFSLKLLSCLLYIIRVLLDDPQEGRGGWSPIIWVNRPLPLWGLQVLVALISFLETMLLVYLGYKGNLWEQVLRVPFMLEMMNTAPFLITVFWPPLRNLFIPVFLNCWLAKHALENMINDLHRAIQRTHSAMFNQVLILVCTLVCLMFTCICGIQHLERAGNNLTLFDSLYFCIVTFSTVGFGDVTPKIWPSQLLVVIMICVALIVLPIQFEQLAFLWMERQKSGGNYSRYRAQTEKHVVLCVSSLKIDLLMDFLNEFYAHPRLQDYYVVILCPTEMDVAVRRVLQIPLWSQRVIFLQGSALKDQDLMRAKMDDAEACFILSNRFEGDRVAADHQTILRAWAVKDFAPNCPLYVQILKPENKFHIKFADHVVCEEEFKYAMLALNCVCPATSTLITLLIHTSRGQDGPTSPEQWQRMYSRCSANEVYHVRLGDSKFLGQYQGKSFTYASFHAHKRYGVCLIGVCREDKNNILLNPGPCHILASSDTCFYINISKEENSAFVFRQQEHLHQSRLPTPAYPSLTRLPAHSVIASMGTVAMDLPDSGSSPESVGGTTLGLPGDPAGTEKRRSIAPVLEVVDAIPSPAFDLLSDQSEDEATRSDSAAAAYGTWVKGYPTNSPYIGSSPTLCHLVQEKIPFCCLRLDKSCHHYPYEDARAYRFQNKLIIVSAERAGNGLYNFIVPLRAYYRPRKELNPIVLLLENMPETHFLEAICWFPLVYYMVGSIDNLDDLLHCGVTFAANMVVVDKESSMIADEDYMADAKTIVNVQTLFRLFPGLNIITELTHPANMRFMQFKAKDRHALALSKLEKKERENGSNLVFMFRLPFAAGKVFSVSMLDTLLYQSFVKDYMISITRLLLGLDSMPGSGFLCALKVTEDDLWIRSYGRLYQKLCSSTGDIPIGIYRTECHLFSAAEPQVSVSVEDYEDTREPRGAPLCRLGPRHSTGSDPAEQPLLRRKSLQWARRLSRKGGRRPSKTAAERISQQRLALSRRSERQELSALVQSRMNHLGLSAAGYMDMMDHGNTLSYILLNPSPDTQLEINDVVYLIRPDPLTLVSTSSTSWKASVSHSEDLKDSTQL; translated from the exons gtgcTGGTGGCTTTGATCAGTTTCCTGGAGACGATGCTGCTGGTGTATCTCGGCTACAAG GGGAACTTGTGGGAGCAGGTTCTGCGGGTTCCCTTCATGCTGGAGATGATGAACACGGCACCTTTCCTCATCACG GTGTTCTGGCCCCCGCTGCGCAATCTCTTCATCCCAGTGTTCCTGAACTGCTGGCTGGCCAAGCACGCCCTGGAGAACATGATT AACGATCTCCACCGCGCCATCCAGCGGACACACTCCGCCATGTTCAACCAGGTCCTGATTCTGGTCTGCACCCTGGTCTGCCTGATGTTCACCTG catctgtGGGATCCAACACCTGGAGCGTGCAGGCAACAATCTGACCCTCTTCGACTCACTCTACTTCTGTATCGTCACCTTCTCCACCGTGGGCTTCGGGGATGTCACCCCCAAGATCTGGCCCTCCCAGCTGCTGGTCGTCATCATGATCTGCGTGGCGCTCATAGTGCTGCCCATCCAG TTCGAACAGCTGGCCTTCCTATGGATGGAGCGCCAGAAGTCGGGGGGCAACTACAGCCGGTACCGGGCGCAGACGGAGAAGCACGTGGTGCTGTGCGTGAGCTCCCTCAAGATCGACCTGCTCATGGACTTCCTCAACGAGTTCTACGCCCACCCCCGCCTGCAg GACTACTATGTGGTGATCCTGTGCCCCACGGAGATGGACGTGGCGGTGCGGCGGGTGCTGCAGATCCCGCTCTGGTCGCAGCGCGTCATCTTCCTGCAGGGCTCGGCCCTCAAGGACCAGGACCTCATGCGGGCCAA GATGGATGATGCAGAGGCCTGCTTTATCCTCAGCAACCGCTTCGAGGGGGACCGGGTCGCTGCG GATCATCAGACCATCCTGAGGGCCTGGGCAGTCAAGGACTttgcccccaactgccccctgtacGTGCAGATCCTCAAACCCGAGAACAAGTTCCACATCAAATTTGCAG ATCATGTGGTCTGCGAAGAAGAATTCAAGTACGCCATGTTGGCTCTGAACTGTGTGTGTCCAGCCACTTCCACCCTCATCACGCTGCTGATCCACACCTCGCGGGGACA GGATGGCCCCACCTCCCCGGAGCAATGGCAGAGGATGTACAGCCGCTGCTCGGCCAACGAGGTCTACCACGTCCGGCTGGGGGACAGCAAGTTCCTGGGCCAATACCAGGGCAAGAGCTTCACCTACGCCTCCTTCCATGCCCACAAGAG GTACGGGGTGTGCCTGATCGGCGTGTGCCGGGAGGACAAGAACAACATCCTGCTGAACCCAGGGCCCTGCCACATCCTGGCCTCCTCCGACACCTGCTTCTACATCAACATCTCCAAGGAGGAGAACTCGGCCTTCGTCTTCCGCCAGCAGGAGCATCTGCACCAGAGCCGGCTGCCCACCCCGGCCTACCCCAGCCTGACACGCCTGCCTGCGCACAGCGTCATCGCCAGCATGG GGACTGTGGCCATGGACCTGCCGGACTCTGGCAGCAGCCCGGAGAGCGTGGGCGGGACCACGCTGGGCCTGCCGGGCGACCCGGCGGGCACCGAGAAGCGCCGCAGCATCGCCCCCGTGCTGGAGGTGGTGGAcgccatccccagccctgccttcgACCTGCTGAGCGACCAGTCGGAGGACGAGGCCACCCGCTCTGACAGCGCCGCAGCTGCCTACGGCAC CTGGGTGAAGGGTTACCCCACCAACTCCCCCTACATCGgcagctcccccaccctctgccaccTGGTCCAGGAGAAGATCCCCTTCTGCTGCCTGCGGCTGGACAAG AGCTGCCACCACTACCCGTACGAGGACGCCCGCGCCTACCGCTTCCAGAACAAGCTCATTATTGTCTCAGCTGagagagctggcaacgggctgtACAACTTCATCGTGCCGCTGCGGGCGTACTACCGACCCCGCAAGGAGCTCAACCCCAtcgtgctgctgctggagaacaT GCCAGAGACCCATTTCCTGGAGGCCATTTGCTGGTTCCCCCTGGTCTATTACATGGTGGGCTCCATCGATAA cctggACGACCTGCTGCACTGCGGTGTGACCTTTGCTGCCAACATGGTGGTCGTGGACAAGGAGAGCTCCATGATTGCAGACGAGGACTACATGGCCGACGCCAAAACCATCGTCAATGTCCAGACACTGTTCAG GCTGTTCCCAGGCCTGAACATCATCACCGAGCTGACGCACCCGGCCAACATGCGCTTCATGCAATTCAAGGCCAAGGATCGCCACGCGCTGGCCCTGTCCAAGCTGGAGAAG AAGGAGCGGGAGAACGGCTCCAACCTGGTGTTCATGTTCCGCCTGCCTTTTGCTGCGGGGAAGGTGTTCAGCGTCAGCATGCTGGACACACTGCTCTACCAG TCGTTTGTGAAGGATTACATGATCTCCATCACCCGCCTGCTCCTGGGGCTCGACTCCATGCCAGGCTCCGGCTTCCTGTGCGCG CTGAAGGTGACCGAGGATGACCTGTGGATCCGCTCGTACGGCCGCCTCTACCAGAAACTCTGCTCCAGCACGGGTGACATCCCGATCGGCATCTACCGCACCGAGTGCCACCTGTTCTCTGCTGCCGAG ccgcAGGTCTCCGTCAGCGTGGAGGACTACGAGGACACGCGGGAGCCCCGCGGCGCCCCGCTCTGCCGCCTGGGGCCCCGCCACTCGACGGGCAGCGACCCGGCCGAGCAGCCGCTGCTGCGCCGCAAGAGCCTGCAATGGGCCCGGCGGCTGAGCCGCAAGGGCGGGCGCCGCCCCAGCAAGACGGCGGCCGAGCGCATCAGCCAGCAGCGCCTGGCGCTGTCCCGCCGCTCCGAGCGCCAGGAGCTCAGCGCCCTGGTCCAGAGCCGCATGAACCACCTGGGGCTCTCGGCCGCCGGCTACA TGGACATGATGGACCACGGCAACACGCTGTCCTACATCCTGCTCAACCCCTCGCCCGACACACAGCTGGAAATCAACGATGTGGT GTATCTCATCCGGCCCGACCCCCTGACCCTGGTCTccaccagcagcaccagctggaaAGCCAGCGTCAGCCACTCCGAGGACCTGAAGGACAGCACCCAACTGTGA
- the LOC119846098 gene encoding potassium channel subfamily T member 2-like isoform X10: MVELEKEVLPLPPRYRFRDLLLGDWQADERVQVAFYVNENTFKERLKLFFIKNQRSSLRVRLFNFSLKLLSCLLYIIRVLLDDPQEGRGGWSPIIWVNRPLPLWGLQVLVALISFLETMLLVYLGYKGNLWEQVLRVPFMLEMMNTAPFLITVFWPPLRNLFIPVFLNCWLAKHALENMINDLHRAIQRTHSAMFNQVLILVCTLVCLMFTCICGIQHLERAGNNLTLFDSLYFCIVTFSTVGFGDVTPKIWPSQLLVVIMICVALIVLPIQFEQLAFLWMERQKSGGNYSRYRAQTEKHVVLCVSSLKIDLLMDFLNEFYAHPRLQDYYVVILCPTEMDVAVRRVLQIPLWSQRVIFLQGSALKDQDLMRAKMDDAEACFILSNRFEGDRVAADHQTILRAWAVKDFAPNCPLYVQILKPENKFHIKFADHVVCEEEFKYAMLALNCVCPATSTLITLLIHTSRGQDGPTSPEQWQRMYSRCSANEVYHVRLGDSKFLGQYQGKSFTYASFHAHKRYGVCLIGVCREDKNNILLNPGPCHILASSDTCFYINISKEENSAFVFRQQEHLHQSRLPTPAYPSLTRLPAHSVIASMGTVAMDLPDSGSSPESVGGTTLGLPGDPAGTEKRRSIAPVLEVVDAIPSPAFDLLSDQSEDEATRSDSAAAAYGTWVKGYPTNSPYIGSSPTLCHLVQEKIPFCCLRLDKSCHHYPYEDARAYRFQNKLIIVSAERAGNGLYNFIVPLRAYYRPRKELNPIVLLLENMPETHFLEAICWFPLVYYMVGSIDNLDDLLHCGVTFAANMVVVDKESSMIADEDYMADAKTIVNVQTLFRLFPGLNIITELTHPANMRFMQFKAKDRHALALSKLEKKERENGSNLVFMFRLPFAAGKVFSVSMLDTLLYQSFVKDYMISITRLLLGLDSMPGSGFLCALKVTEDDLWIRSYGRLYQKLCSSTGDIPIGIYRTECHLFSAAEVRPPSPPPRDQGWAPIPPWDQGLAPIPPPGEQSWAPPPGSGLGPHPPLGAELGAHLPHPPDQGLAPIPPPLGAELGRPGSRLHPHSRPPDQGLAPIPPWELGCPPQEQGSAHHHLPLPPQSRAGAPSSRSPPLQEQDHPPPTCSGATGWSPGRDVGCRGQTVPTPLCHPPAPISSTADPPGGGGSEAPPR, encoded by the exons gtgcTGGTGGCTTTGATCAGTTTCCTGGAGACGATGCTGCTGGTGTATCTCGGCTACAAG GGGAACTTGTGGGAGCAGGTTCTGCGGGTTCCCTTCATGCTGGAGATGATGAACACGGCACCTTTCCTCATCACG GTGTTCTGGCCCCCGCTGCGCAATCTCTTCATCCCAGTGTTCCTGAACTGCTGGCTGGCCAAGCACGCCCTGGAGAACATGATT AACGATCTCCACCGCGCCATCCAGCGGACACACTCCGCCATGTTCAACCAGGTCCTGATTCTGGTCTGCACCCTGGTCTGCCTGATGTTCACCTG catctgtGGGATCCAACACCTGGAGCGTGCAGGCAACAATCTGACCCTCTTCGACTCACTCTACTTCTGTATCGTCACCTTCTCCACCGTGGGCTTCGGGGATGTCACCCCCAAGATCTGGCCCTCCCAGCTGCTGGTCGTCATCATGATCTGCGTGGCGCTCATAGTGCTGCCCATCCAG TTCGAACAGCTGGCCTTCCTATGGATGGAGCGCCAGAAGTCGGGGGGCAACTACAGCCGGTACCGGGCGCAGACGGAGAAGCACGTGGTGCTGTGCGTGAGCTCCCTCAAGATCGACCTGCTCATGGACTTCCTCAACGAGTTCTACGCCCACCCCCGCCTGCAg GACTACTATGTGGTGATCCTGTGCCCCACGGAGATGGACGTGGCGGTGCGGCGGGTGCTGCAGATCCCGCTCTGGTCGCAGCGCGTCATCTTCCTGCAGGGCTCGGCCCTCAAGGACCAGGACCTCATGCGGGCCAA GATGGATGATGCAGAGGCCTGCTTTATCCTCAGCAACCGCTTCGAGGGGGACCGGGTCGCTGCG GATCATCAGACCATCCTGAGGGCCTGGGCAGTCAAGGACTttgcccccaactgccccctgtacGTGCAGATCCTCAAACCCGAGAACAAGTTCCACATCAAATTTGCAG ATCATGTGGTCTGCGAAGAAGAATTCAAGTACGCCATGTTGGCTCTGAACTGTGTGTGTCCAGCCACTTCCACCCTCATCACGCTGCTGATCCACACCTCGCGGGGACA GGATGGCCCCACCTCCCCGGAGCAATGGCAGAGGATGTACAGCCGCTGCTCGGCCAACGAGGTCTACCACGTCCGGCTGGGGGACAGCAAGTTCCTGGGCCAATACCAGGGCAAGAGCTTCACCTACGCCTCCTTCCATGCCCACAAGAG GTACGGGGTGTGCCTGATCGGCGTGTGCCGGGAGGACAAGAACAACATCCTGCTGAACCCAGGGCCCTGCCACATCCTGGCCTCCTCCGACACCTGCTTCTACATCAACATCTCCAAGGAGGAGAACTCGGCCTTCGTCTTCCGCCAGCAGGAGCATCTGCACCAGAGCCGGCTGCCCACCCCGGCCTACCCCAGCCTGACACGCCTGCCTGCGCACAGCGTCATCGCCAGCATGG GGACTGTGGCCATGGACCTGCCGGACTCTGGCAGCAGCCCGGAGAGCGTGGGCGGGACCACGCTGGGCCTGCCGGGCGACCCGGCGGGCACCGAGAAGCGCCGCAGCATCGCCCCCGTGCTGGAGGTGGTGGAcgccatccccagccctgccttcgACCTGCTGAGCGACCAGTCGGAGGACGAGGCCACCCGCTCTGACAGCGCCGCAGCTGCCTACGGCAC CTGGGTGAAGGGTTACCCCACCAACTCCCCCTACATCGgcagctcccccaccctctgccaccTGGTCCAGGAGAAGATCCCCTTCTGCTGCCTGCGGCTGGACAAG AGCTGCCACCACTACCCGTACGAGGACGCCCGCGCCTACCGCTTCCAGAACAAGCTCATTATTGTCTCAGCTGagagagctggcaacgggctgtACAACTTCATCGTGCCGCTGCGGGCGTACTACCGACCCCGCAAGGAGCTCAACCCCAtcgtgctgctgctggagaacaT GCCAGAGACCCATTTCCTGGAGGCCATTTGCTGGTTCCCCCTGGTCTATTACATGGTGGGCTCCATCGATAA cctggACGACCTGCTGCACTGCGGTGTGACCTTTGCTGCCAACATGGTGGTCGTGGACAAGGAGAGCTCCATGATTGCAGACGAGGACTACATGGCCGACGCCAAAACCATCGTCAATGTCCAGACACTGTTCAG GCTGTTCCCAGGCCTGAACATCATCACCGAGCTGACGCACCCGGCCAACATGCGCTTCATGCAATTCAAGGCCAAGGATCGCCACGCGCTGGCCCTGTCCAAGCTGGAGAAG AAGGAGCGGGAGAACGGCTCCAACCTGGTGTTCATGTTCCGCCTGCCTTTTGCTGCGGGGAAGGTGTTCAGCGTCAGCATGCTGGACACACTGCTCTACCAG TCGTTTGTGAAGGATTACATGATCTCCATCACCCGCCTGCTCCTGGGGCTCGACTCCATGCCAGGCTCCGGCTTCCTGTGCGCG CTGAAGGTGACCGAGGATGACCTGTGGATCCGCTCGTACGGCCGCCTCTACCAGAAACTCTGCTCCAGCACGGGTGACATCCCGATCGGCATCTACCGCACCGAGTGCCACCTGTTCTCTGCTGCCGAGgtgcgccccccctcccctccgccccggGATCAGGGCTGGGCCCCCATTCCCCCCTGGGATCAGGGCTTggcccccattccccctcccggggagcagagctgggcccccCCCCCGGGATCAGGGCTTGGCCCCCATCCccccctgggagcagagctgggcgcCCATCTGCCCCATCCCCCGGATCAGGGCTTGGCCCCCATTCCCCCACCactaggagcagagctgggccgcCCAGGATCAAGGCTTCACCCCCATTCCCGTCCCCCGGATCAGGGCTTGGCCCCCATTCCCCCCTGGGAACTGGGCTGCCCCCCCCAGGAACAGGGCTCAGCCCACCACCATCTGCCCCTACCcccccagagcagggctggggccccCAGTTCACGCTCACCCCCCCTTCAGGAGCAGGATCATCCCCCTCCAACGTGTTCAGGGGCCACGGGATGGTCTCCAGGGCgggatgtggggtgcagggggcagacggtccccactcctctgtgccacccccccgcccccatctccagcACCGCGGATCcccctggcgggggggggtccgAGGCCCCCCCGCGctaa
- the LOC119846098 gene encoding potassium channel subfamily T member 2-like isoform X5, whose translation MVELEKEVLPLPPRYRFRDLLLGDWQADERVQVAFYVNENTFKERLKLFFIKNQRSSLRVRLFNFSLKLLSCLLYIIRVLLDDPQEGRGGWSPIIWVNRPLPLWGLQVLVALISFLETMLLVYLGYKGNLWEQVLRVPFMLEMMNTAPFLITVFWPPLRNLFIPVFLNCWLAKHALENMINDLHRAIQRTHSAMFNQVLILVCTLVCLMFTCICGIQHLERAGNNLTLFDSLYFCIVTFSTVGFGDVTPKIWPSQLLVVIMICVALIVLPIQFEQLAFLWMERQKSGGNYSRYRAQTEKHVVLCVSSLKIDLLMDFLNEFYAHPRLQDYYVVILCPTEMDVAVRRVLQIPLWSQRVIFLQGSALKDQDLMRAKMDDAEACFILSNRFEGDRVAADHQTILRAWAVKDFAPNCPLYVQILKPENKFHIKFADHVVCEEEFKYAMLALNCVCPATSTLITLLIHTSRGQTTPMEPFKPRPSAWQPLSRDGPTSPEQWQRMYSRCSANEVYHVRLGDSKFLGQYQGKSFTYASFHAHKRYGVCLIGVCREDKNNILLNPGPCHILASSDTCFYINISKEENSAFVFRQQEHLHQSRLPTPAYPSLTRLPAHSVIASMGTVAMDLPDSGSSPESVGGTTLGLPGDPAGTEKRRSIAPVLEVVDAIPSPAFDLLSDQSEDEATRSDSAAAAYGTWVKGYPTNSPYIGSSPTLCHLVQEKIPFCCLRLDKSCHHYPYEDARAYRFQNKLIIVSAERAGNGLYNFIVPLRAYYRPRKELNPIVLLLENMPETHFLEAICWFPLVYYMVGSIDNLDDLLHCGVTFAANMVVVDKESSMIADEDYMADAKTIVNVQTLFRLFPGLNIITELTHPANMRFMQFKAKDRHALALSKLEKKERENGSNLVFMFRLPFAAGKVFSVSMLDTLLYQSFVKDYMISITRLLLGLDSMPGSGFLCALKVTEDDLWIRSYGRLYQKLCSSTGDIPIGIYRTECHLFSAAEVRPPSPPPRDQGWAPIPPWDQGLAPIPPPGEQSWAPPPGSGLGPHPPLGAELGAHLPHPPDQGLAPIPPPLGAELGRPGSRLHPHSRPPDQGLAPIPPWELGCPPQEQGSAHHHLPLPPQSRAGAPSSRSPPLQEQDHPPPTCSGATGWSPGRDVGCRGQTVPTPLCHPPAPISSTADPPGGGGSEAPPR comes from the exons gtgcTGGTGGCTTTGATCAGTTTCCTGGAGACGATGCTGCTGGTGTATCTCGGCTACAAG GGGAACTTGTGGGAGCAGGTTCTGCGGGTTCCCTTCATGCTGGAGATGATGAACACGGCACCTTTCCTCATCACG GTGTTCTGGCCCCCGCTGCGCAATCTCTTCATCCCAGTGTTCCTGAACTGCTGGCTGGCCAAGCACGCCCTGGAGAACATGATT AACGATCTCCACCGCGCCATCCAGCGGACACACTCCGCCATGTTCAACCAGGTCCTGATTCTGGTCTGCACCCTGGTCTGCCTGATGTTCACCTG catctgtGGGATCCAACACCTGGAGCGTGCAGGCAACAATCTGACCCTCTTCGACTCACTCTACTTCTGTATCGTCACCTTCTCCACCGTGGGCTTCGGGGATGTCACCCCCAAGATCTGGCCCTCCCAGCTGCTGGTCGTCATCATGATCTGCGTGGCGCTCATAGTGCTGCCCATCCAG TTCGAACAGCTGGCCTTCCTATGGATGGAGCGCCAGAAGTCGGGGGGCAACTACAGCCGGTACCGGGCGCAGACGGAGAAGCACGTGGTGCTGTGCGTGAGCTCCCTCAAGATCGACCTGCTCATGGACTTCCTCAACGAGTTCTACGCCCACCCCCGCCTGCAg GACTACTATGTGGTGATCCTGTGCCCCACGGAGATGGACGTGGCGGTGCGGCGGGTGCTGCAGATCCCGCTCTGGTCGCAGCGCGTCATCTTCCTGCAGGGCTCGGCCCTCAAGGACCAGGACCTCATGCGGGCCAA GATGGATGATGCAGAGGCCTGCTTTATCCTCAGCAACCGCTTCGAGGGGGACCGGGTCGCTGCG GATCATCAGACCATCCTGAGGGCCTGGGCAGTCAAGGACTttgcccccaactgccccctgtacGTGCAGATCCTCAAACCCGAGAACAAGTTCCACATCAAATTTGCAG ATCATGTGGTCTGCGAAGAAGAATTCAAGTACGCCATGTTGGCTCTGAACTGTGTGTGTCCAGCCACTTCCACCCTCATCACGCTGCTGATCCACACCTCGCGGGGACA AACCACCCCCATGGAGCCCTTCAAGCCGCGGCCGAGCGCCTGGCAGCCCCTGTCCAG GGATGGCCCCACCTCCCCGGAGCAATGGCAGAGGATGTACAGCCGCTGCTCGGCCAACGAGGTCTACCACGTCCGGCTGGGGGACAGCAAGTTCCTGGGCCAATACCAGGGCAAGAGCTTCACCTACGCCTCCTTCCATGCCCACAAGAG GTACGGGGTGTGCCTGATCGGCGTGTGCCGGGAGGACAAGAACAACATCCTGCTGAACCCAGGGCCCTGCCACATCCTGGCCTCCTCCGACACCTGCTTCTACATCAACATCTCCAAGGAGGAGAACTCGGCCTTCGTCTTCCGCCAGCAGGAGCATCTGCACCAGAGCCGGCTGCCCACCCCGGCCTACCCCAGCCTGACACGCCTGCCTGCGCACAGCGTCATCGCCAGCATGG GGACTGTGGCCATGGACCTGCCGGACTCTGGCAGCAGCCCGGAGAGCGTGGGCGGGACCACGCTGGGCCTGCCGGGCGACCCGGCGGGCACCGAGAAGCGCCGCAGCATCGCCCCCGTGCTGGAGGTGGTGGAcgccatccccagccctgccttcgACCTGCTGAGCGACCAGTCGGAGGACGAGGCCACCCGCTCTGACAGCGCCGCAGCTGCCTACGGCAC CTGGGTGAAGGGTTACCCCACCAACTCCCCCTACATCGgcagctcccccaccctctgccaccTGGTCCAGGAGAAGATCCCCTTCTGCTGCCTGCGGCTGGACAAG AGCTGCCACCACTACCCGTACGAGGACGCCCGCGCCTACCGCTTCCAGAACAAGCTCATTATTGTCTCAGCTGagagagctggcaacgggctgtACAACTTCATCGTGCCGCTGCGGGCGTACTACCGACCCCGCAAGGAGCTCAACCCCAtcgtgctgctgctggagaacaT GCCAGAGACCCATTTCCTGGAGGCCATTTGCTGGTTCCCCCTGGTCTATTACATGGTGGGCTCCATCGATAA cctggACGACCTGCTGCACTGCGGTGTGACCTTTGCTGCCAACATGGTGGTCGTGGACAAGGAGAGCTCCATGATTGCAGACGAGGACTACATGGCCGACGCCAAAACCATCGTCAATGTCCAGACACTGTTCAG GCTGTTCCCAGGCCTGAACATCATCACCGAGCTGACGCACCCGGCCAACATGCGCTTCATGCAATTCAAGGCCAAGGATCGCCACGCGCTGGCCCTGTCCAAGCTGGAGAAG AAGGAGCGGGAGAACGGCTCCAACCTGGTGTTCATGTTCCGCCTGCCTTTTGCTGCGGGGAAGGTGTTCAGCGTCAGCATGCTGGACACACTGCTCTACCAG TCGTTTGTGAAGGATTACATGATCTCCATCACCCGCCTGCTCCTGGGGCTCGACTCCATGCCAGGCTCCGGCTTCCTGTGCGCG CTGAAGGTGACCGAGGATGACCTGTGGATCCGCTCGTACGGCCGCCTCTACCAGAAACTCTGCTCCAGCACGGGTGACATCCCGATCGGCATCTACCGCACCGAGTGCCACCTGTTCTCTGCTGCCGAGgtgcgccccccctcccctccgccccggGATCAGGGCTGGGCCCCCATTCCCCCCTGGGATCAGGGCTTggcccccattccccctcccggggagcagagctgggcccccCCCCCGGGATCAGGGCTTGGCCCCCATCCccccctgggagcagagctgggcgcCCATCTGCCCCATCCCCCGGATCAGGGCTTGGCCCCCATTCCCCCACCactaggagcagagctgggccgcCCAGGATCAAGGCTTCACCCCCATTCCCGTCCCCCGGATCAGGGCTTGGCCCCCATTCCCCCCTGGGAACTGGGCTGCCCCCCCCAGGAACAGGGCTCAGCCCACCACCATCTGCCCCTACCcccccagagcagggctggggccccCAGTTCACGCTCACCCCCCCTTCAGGAGCAGGATCATCCCCCTCCAACGTGTTCAGGGGCCACGGGATGGTCTCCAGGGCgggatgtggggtgcagggggcagacggtccccactcctctgtgccacccccccgcccccatctccagcACCGCGGATCcccctggcgggggggggtccgAGGCCCCCCCGCGctaa